GGGAAGCATTAAAGAGAATGATCAGGGATGgaatgagtcaggaaaaccttccttTGCTAAGTTTTGATCCATGTATTTGTAGGGAGGGCTATTGACAGAGAGAAAGTAAATAGAAAAATGGAATGAATGGTCAGAAACATACAGGTGGCATGTGTATAAAAGATGGAAAACAGGACCGTTTAATTGGAATTGTAAAGAATAGGTGTTGTGAATTAACCTGACTATTCTTAGCAATACTGAGATCCAGACAGTTTTGAAGGACTTCagtgaaaatgctatctacctccagagaaaggactgatggagtctgagtatggatcaaagcatgctattctttatttttttccactttttttgaggggggatgtctgtgttttcttttacagcattactagtatggaaatatgctttgcatgactgcacataaataacctatatcaaaatgcttgctgtcttaggTAGGGAGGAacaatgggagggagggaaacaattagaactcaaaatttaaaaaaaaattaatgttaaaaatggttttacatgaaattggaaaaaaataaaagatttttaaaaatcaagttaatGGGTGCTAAGTTAAGAACTCCTTTGAAGCACTACTTAATTTTACCTTTTTACTCTCTAGAGATTCCCAGCCAAAAGTGATTATCTCCCGTACCTCAGAAATTATCAAAACACTACCTAGATCTCTTCTTAAATTTTACagtattttactttgtatcatgCTTATTTGTTTCATGTTGTATCCTCTCACCCCCAACCAAATgatgagttccttgaggatacAGACTATATGTGATTTTTCAATTTTGTATCTCTCACTTCTTGTGCAGTCTCTTATGGCTGTGCTACAGAACAGCAGGAACTGGATGGAGTCCAAAGAGCTGAATTTTAATCCTTGGTCTGTCAGGATTAGTAGTTATGTAATCTCTctgagtatatatttttttccaatttaggGTTCTTCCTTTCCATATATCCCTAacctttaactttcttttcaattCATCTTGTACAGTTATGTCTCACCCACTATTTTCTATTATGCTtttctaggttaaaaaaaaatctacagtaACTAATGTTTAAAGTAACAAAACTCTATTCTGCTATCTCTTCTTCATAACTCTCCAGCATTTTCTGTACCATCCCATCTTGTATTTTGTCACTCTTACTCCTAATTAATTCACAGTACAAATTCTCCACCATTCTAGCTGAGCAGAGTTTTATGCATGCCCACCTATGTGCTTCTGACCATTCCATTTTTCCATCTACCTCCTGGGGTATTTTGATTATGTACTTAAAGTatatattcatctgtaaaatgcagataattcatttattcatcactttttctcttttttctaaagctgttgttaggatcaaataaaattataaatggaaaacattttataaatcatAAAATGCCAACTGTTATTATATTTGTCAACTACTTTCTCTGTACCAGATACTATGGTAGGCCTCAGGGATAcaaatccaaaaaacaaaacagtccataTTCTCAAACTGCCCATATTCTGATGGGAATAAACAtacaaggtatcccaaaagtcttagagcagttTTATGCTTTAATGATGCAGTTTAAACCTGCATTAAGACCTTTAggaacactgtgtgtgtgtgtgtgtgtgtgtgtgtgtgtgtgtgtgtgtgtgtgtgtgtgtgtgtgtgtgtgtgagagtgtgagtGTGACATAAGTAtgtcaaatacaaagaaaaatacagtatAGTTTGTTTTGGGTATGTTGAATGATGAATCAAAGAATGATAATTGAAGACTGGAAATGTCCAGTTGGCAGTACATGAAACTCAGAAGAAAGACTAGGACTATATATACAGATCTGTGAATCCTCTGCATAGAAATCTTGCATATATATTGTAAAGtgacttttgcttttttaaaatctttttttcatattggAATCTCATTCCTAGtaatgaattttattaatctctttaatattgaaattctttttttccttttttaaagttgCTATTCTGAGTCGATTCAAACACTAGTATAATTACATAATTTCTCAGAACATAGTGCTTCTGCATTTTGATTAACTGTTACTTCATTATATATTGCAAAATCTTTATAACTTTAATTTTAGGTTTTAaacattcaaatgaaataaaagagcAAGATAGTTGCTGCTCTCACATTCTAACAGTGGGAGACAATACATACAGAAGGGTTCAGTTATACCTCAAGTGAAAGTCTCAGGGGTCCTTTCTTCCACTGTCAAATTGTGATTGTGTAATTTATTAAAACTATTGCTAAAAGTTGCCTTGGAGATCATCCAGTTGACTTTCACagtttagagttgaggaaactaaggattaaGAGTTAGAGGGACTTTTCATGATTGGTAAAGTCaacatttgacctcaggtcttatgacttcaaatccagtgttcttgctACTATATCACATTGCCCTGTTTTCTAATAAAAAACTAATAGTAATAAGTAATTACTAATTAGTAAAACTAATAGTTTTCTAATAGTAATGTCTATATAAAAATCCCCTATCAGTCAGCAGTTGTGTTTTGTATTCCTTAGCATCTACTCTCCTCATATTCCCTTCCCAGGTTCATGAACCTCTGCAAGCTATGGGAAGCAGTGCTGATAGCTGTGACAGTGAGACAACAGTTACATCACTTGGTGAAGACCTTATAACACCACCTGCAAAAGACCAGCCTTACTTTAATGATTCTGAGGAAGAATCTCTCATACATCtccaagaaggaaaagagaagacagcaaCAATTGTTgaaaagagacagatagataatCAGAACCTCCTGATATGTGAGAATGTACAGAGTAAAGGAAGTGAACAGGTTGCCCCTGATCAAGGGGGTCCTGTTACTGAAAGTGAAGATGATTTACCTCCAAGAGAGACACTTGCCTTACTTCGGGCCCCAAGTGCTGAAAGTGATATAGATAAAAGTAATGACTATGAATTTACCCAGTATACAACACACCACATTCTTAAATCATTGGCTTCTATTGAGAGCAAATGTGATCATGTGAGCTCTGAAAAAACTACTGGCTCTCCTTCTTCAATTGATAGAGTTAATGTGGCTTTACAAAGGGCTCAAATGAAAGTCTGTAATCTCTCTGATCCCAGAGTAGGGCGTAGCCTGATAAAATCCAAAGATTTGTTAAAACAGAAGTACCTATTCGCAAAGTCTGGGTATCCCCTAAGAAGATCTCAGTCTTTACCTACCACTTTGCTGAATCCTGTAACAGTTGTGTCTTCTGTAAATGTCCGATTGTCTCCAGGAAAAGAGACTAGGTGTAGTCCACCTTCCTTCACCTTTAAATATACACCTGAAGAGGAACAAGAATtagaaaatgaggcagttgaacaAGATAGCCATTCTCTAGTTAAATCTACACTCTTCATCTCTCCATCTGTGAAAAAAGAAACTTCGCAGAGTGAGAGCAACAAGTTGATGGAAGAATCAGATCATAGTAGGACTTGTAACCGTTTACGTATCCCAGCCCCAATCTCACAGTCCacctgttcacttcattctgtccACTCTGACTGGCAAGAAAGGCCTCTGTGTGAACATATGAGAACACTTAGTACTCACAGTGTTCCAAACATGTCAGGTGCCTCCTGTTGTGCCATAGGTCCTCCTTTGGGATGCCCATACTCGCACAGACCTAGTAATTATTCTCATCGTTCGTGCTCTGTGAATCCTCCTTCTGCTATCGAAATGCAGTTGCGGAGAGTACTACATGATATCAGAAATTCACTGCAGAATCTTTCTCAGGTAAAGAAAAAAGTTggttttaaatttgaattttgaaaaatttgtTGTCTTaggtcttatttttatttaccaaataacatttacaaaatattGAAAATGCATAGCATATACTCAGCTGTACAGTAGTATATTgataattcaacaaatgttttgtactacatgccagacactgtgctgaaaaaaaaaagaaagagccagTGGCCTCAAGGATCTCActttcttttgggggaaaataaaatttgcACAGACAAATGCAAACTAATTTCAGGGAAGAGCACTAGTGGCTacttgggggatcaggaaaggcttcttgtacaaGGTGTCACTTGAGCTATGCTTTGAGGGAATTATGAGTTCTAAGAGACTTGGGTAGAAGAAGACAGCCTGAACAAAGGCAGAGATCCAGACCGGTTGTATAGGAAGACCACAGATTATTGGAATGTAGGGTGGATGAGGGAGGGTAACGTGAAATCAGTCCAGATAGATATctggagctagattgtgaaggactttaagtgTCAAACAGAAGAGTTCATATGTTATAATAGAAGCAGTAGGAAACCATTGAAGTGTCATAATCAGAGGAGGGACGTGGTCATATCTGTGCTTTGTGTAGAACTTGGATTAGATAAGGGGGTGAGACTGGAGGCAGTTGTGATATTTCAGGCAACAGGTGATGTGGGATAATAGGAGACTAAAAGAATGGATAGCCACTGTCTCAAAATgccatttgtttttctcttctgtgataAGAATATTGTATTGCCAAACTCAAGAGTTGTGAATAATGTTATGAGCTTTGTAATTAGCTAAATGGTATGCAGATGGAAACCATGATTAAcatccatagttttttttttcttttctctttttttttttcaaggggggaaggcagggcaattgggcttaagtgacttgcccaaggtcacacagctagtaagtgtggcaagtgtctgaggctgtatttgaactcaggtcctcctgcctccaaggctggtgctctactcactgcgccacctagcagccccttatagttgttttttttttttttcctgtgattttGAGTGAGTTACATGTTTGGAAgatttggttttgttattaaaTTGACCAACTCTTAGCACctgtttaaaaatttaattttaaattaatttaaaattttatttgctaTACCAAAGCAAAATAAGAATAAGGTAAATGCTATAAATCTCAAACTTTTGCCTTTGTGTAGTATCCAGTGATGAGAGGACATGATCTTGCTGCTGCCACCCCATATTCtactcagagatcatctattctacCTCTTTATGAAGTGAGTTTATGACTTTAAATTGTTCAGAGttcttaaaaatatgtatattttacacAGTTTGGAAGTGAAATGTAAGCCAGAATATTACAGCAAAACAGTTTTATTTCAGAATACTTTTCAGGAATTACAAGTAATGAGGCGAAGCCTGAATTTGTTCAGAACACaaatgatggatttggaactggCGATGTTACGTCAACAAACCATGGTTTACCATCATATGACTGAAGAAGAGAGGTAAAAAAGACCATGTTATcctctttcattcatttaattagaCTTTTAGTTGTAAAAATAATTGCCAAAATGATGTACGCCGTTGGCTTATTTTGCTTAGCAAGCTATATTTTATTTCCCGGGTGAGATGGAGAATGGAAAGAGACTAAACATCTATGTCTTTTATATTAGgtgtctttttgtttcattttgttacaTATAAACTTGAGGTTTTATTGAGAAAGTGAAGAATGCATTTAGGTTTTCCTAACCACCATTCCTTGTGGAACTTAGAATTTTTAGAATGCACTGTTAGCTCTTCTAGTTGTTGTCTATGTACTGTTTTCATAATGCTGAAACCTACCTTTCATTCACACTTTTCCATATAATTAAAAATGTTAGATATGAAGTTGATCAGCTTCAGAGTTTGAGGAATTCAGTCAGAATGGAACTTCAGGAATTAGAGCTGCAGCTGGAAGAACGTTTACTGGGCCTGGAAGAGCAGCTTCGTACTTTGCATGTCGCTTCACCTTACCATTCTCCAACGCTCATGGTGTGTATAACAAAGCGATCTGTTGTATGTCTCcaaaggagtttttttctttttcttgtatggGAGGGTTTCTTCACATATTTCTGAGtaaataatgaattaaattttaataatttcttttgaTAACAGAAGAAACCTGCATCATTCTTAAATGATATATGCTGTAGTTCTTATTACAGTGTAGGAAGTAAGACAATCTCAAAGGTTAGTTGATGTAAAAGCttcatttgttctattttttaaaaaatatttatgtttaacattattttctttttaaaattttgagttccaaattctcttcctccctcccatcactcccctatccactgagaaggcaagcagtatatcagttatacatatgaaatcatgcagagcatatttccatattatccatatcACACACAAAAATtctgagaaaaatgaagaaaattatacttcagtttgcatcaaagttcatcagttctctttctggaggtaaatagtatttttcatcatgaatcctttgaaattgtcttggattattgtattgatcacagGAGCCAAGCTTtttacagctgatcatccttacaactgtgcacaatgatctcctagctcttacttcactttacattaattcattttttctgaagctacccccccactcccataatttcttataccatagtagaactccatcataatcatatgccacaacttgttcagttattccccaattgatgagcatgccctcaatttccaatttttcccatcacaaaaagagctatatttttgtatatatgtgccctttttctttaatatctttggggttcagacctagtagtgatattgttgggtcaaagggcatggacagttttattttgccctttgggaatagttataaattgttcttcagaatcttcggaccagttcaaaactccaccaacagtttattagtgtacccattttcccccatcctctcccacatttgtcatttctgatagctgTGAGAtactacctcagagttgttttaaattgcatttctttaatcaatagtgatttacagcatttttttttcatgactatagataattttgatttcttcttctgaaaactacctgttcatattttttgaccatttttcagttgggaaatagctcttgtttttatacgtttaactcagttccctatacatttgagaaatgagacctttatcagagaaacttgctgtgaaaacttttgatatgacttcattatctgtggtaccttttagcaaaatataatttccctgattatctcatttaattgtctctttttgcttttgctttgcctaagatcatgattgctacttttgccttttttactttGAGTGAAGtgtaataaattctgctccagccctttattttctGTGTCAACTGTgtccattcttctatctgctttcattttaatgTGAGCTCAcaccattcacattcatagttatgattaccaactgtgtatttccctctgtcctattttcttctttttatcctctctctttttatcatgTCCTTCCTTAAATGTCTATTTTGTTTCTTACTACTGCATCTTTTAATCCTCCCTTTTTTCATTCCcctcttcctctatttctcttacccatttcccttttatttccctattgggtaagataaatttctataacCAACTGAAGTGGTATGTTCcggggagaggtatggtcactgttctcttggtctttacccaggaagggtcccTGCTCTCCTAGAAGTGCTGCTTCTCCTTTTTTGCCTTGGTACTGAGAACAGGGCTCTTGCTCCCTTATGACagaccacaagcactcctttctgccctggaactgtgacccagaactgcttatggtCAATAaagttgccaatcagcaccagctgcaCCCAGTACTAGCAAAAGAaccccctataatctctttctgatcagttgtctgatccccttacaATGTCTTAACTTAGAACTCCCaaagctgctactgctgctggtTTTGCTACCTCCAAagcctactgctgctgctgccggcGATGCCTTCTGTACTCTGGGCTGCCCCACACCCTGACGTTGCAGACCTCTCCAGCCAACCTTTATAAGTTGTATTACCCTGACTTTTTTTGCtgtgccactccaaaatttgatttgaggtgttattttaaagttgtttggaagggaacttTGGGAGACTTCCGCTGGGTTGCCGCCTCTAATCTGCCTTCTTGGTTCtgcccttctatttttttcaaacaatGTCAGAATGGAGAGTATTAGGGAGGAATGTCAGTATTAAGTAAGTGAAAAGTCAAggttaaatttagaaaaaatgacAAGATAAACTCATtgtctctaagttccctttcctTTATATAACATTGGATACTTTACcaatattaattttgttttcctttccttattttgCATGTGTGCTAGATTCCAATCAATTGAGGCTTTAGGTTGAACGTTTTCAAAAGGAATGCACAGATAAGAGAGTGACAAAAGAAATGGACTTTTATTTTCTTACTGCTTCTATCTCTGTCCATATTTCTGAATATCCTTCTTGTGAGATTTCAGTCTTTATAGTTTCCCCCTTTCCAACAACCataatgtatttatatgtgttatTCTAAAATAAATGAGTTTTCATTATGAGTATATTACTTTAGCAATGTGTTTGAAGTAAGTAGAGCAGAAGAATATAGGATTAAAACTATtaacatattttatgtatatctCCCAACACTCATAAATTGATTTTTTGGTTCACTTTTAAGTTGGCTTAGAGCGATAGCAACATTACTTTGAGAAGTTATATGCATGTCTGTGACAAAATAGAATCATAGTGGTTATTATAGTGTTATTTTGATAATAGCGATTAAATAAAAGTcactcctattcaataaattctatgAAAGTTGAAATTGACTTCTGTTATACATATAGGCTTCTCCAAATAGTACTCAAGAAATTACTTTTAGGCCTGTATAGgaatatttgaaattaaaaataatttttttttcattcttctaggGAATGTATGGAAGTAGAAGTGCTGATAACTTGTCATGCCCTTCTCCATTGAATGTAATGGAACCAGTAAGACTTTCTACTTTTAAATCATTGGGGAAAGGAGTGATACAAGAGGAATAGCATTTCATAAATGTAGACCCTACTTGGTGTAGATGTATTATATAGAATTTAGATAAATTAGAAAATTGCTTGGATTATAAGTTTGACATTCTGAAACTCCTGTACAGCTTTGGTTCTTTAGAAAACTATTTAGTTAACCATAGTGATTTCCCTTTATGGCCCAAAGAATAAAATACATCATCAAAAGTGTCTAGCAGTCcttttaaggaatttatattttcagGCTCAATACTATATTTTTTAACAGTAATAAAATCTAGAAAGTTATTGAGGCCCTGAATCATATTCTGACTTTTCTTTTGAAGTTCTTTAAACTACTTGAAATCACTTTGTGTAGAGGAAGCGTTTTTAATAATCAGTTTTCAGCAGTTGGATTTCAAGATGCCTTTGTTATAATAGTaaagttaaaacaaaacattGCCTTTCATCAGTTACTTTTAACATTTATGTCATATTTTGCAAAGTATTTAGGTTTTACTTGTTCGTATAATAAAGACAATGTTTATAATGACTAAATTAATGAAGTGCTATCTATGTatcctttttttaatattatagcacttggctggaaatttgtttctttAGGTTGGGAATCATTGGTTTCTTTTCTGTCAAGGAGAGAATACAGTAACTTATTCTCTATTTTGTAGGTCACTGAACTGATGCAAGAGCAGTCATATTTGAAGTCTGAATTGGGGCTAGGGCTTGGAGAACTGGGTTTTGAAATTCCTCCCGCAGAAAGTTCAGAATCTGTTTTCTCTCAAGCCACATCAGATTCTTCCTCTGTGTGTTCTGGTCCCTCTCGTGCAAATAGAAGAGCTGGAGTAGTCTCTACTGACTCAGTTGGCAAGGCCAAGACCCATTTGTCAAGCAAGAAGTTATTTAGAGCCTCTGTGGCCTTAACACCAACTGCTCCTTCTAGAATGGGCTCAGTGCAGACCCCTCCAGTTCCTGAAAATTCTGAGGAAATTggaatagttgaggaaactataaAGTCTGTGGAACCTAAATCTGAAATGGAACAAAAACTTGAAAATATGCCATTGCTGCCAGCTTCTGAGGAAAGTCAGAAAAGCGTAGAACATGATGAGTTACAGCAAGTCATACGAGAGGTGAGTAAAGTGTATTTTAATTGCTTTAAATGGTTGACTTGTAAGGGTTAGAGATTTTATTTAGACTTAGCTCACTGATTTAAGAAATACTTGTGACTTACTGTGTTGATGTAATTTTCAGAAGCTCTTTTAGCCAAGTTGTATACTGAATAAGTGATCCTTCATTCATCTACtaagtggcttcctattgcctcttggatcaaatataaactcctctgacttttaaagcctttaCAGCTTGGTGCCAACCTGTCTTCCAAGACCTGttatacattattctccttccttcACACTGTGGGCTGGCCAAATTGCTTTTCTCGATATTCCTTACACGACTCTTATTTCCTGTCGCTATGCCTTTGCACTCATTTTCgcctatgcctagaatgtactgCCACCTTCCCTCCACTTAAAATCTTTTGTGTCCTTCAAGACTTATCTTAAGCACTACTTTCTGTAGGAAGCTTTTCCAGATTCCTACCTGTCTTCCCGTGATTCCTCCAAACTCCTGTGTTGtatcccccaatagaatgtaacctccttgaaggcaagaactatttaatttttttccttttaccccCACCACCTAGTACAGTACTTGGCATGTATTTtggaacttaacaaatgcttgttggttgatttgtATCTATTAAGTCAAATCTGTAATGGCAAAGAAGTAAGAAGTTCGTGAACTTTGAAAGTACAATATAGTATGGTTCCAGGGATAAATTTCCCAGCACAATGTAGAAGTTTGTGGACTAATGTTGAGAGGAAAACTACTTTTCatgtatttcttcatttgtaagagtagataatttttttaacttccatAATTTGAACTAACatgattaaaataaaaggaatatatatgcatatatataacatgtacattcatatatatataaacacatgtacatatatatatatatgtatgtatatgtatatatacacacacatatacacaccataGTAAGGGATGGAAAGAATCTGCTCTATTTAGTTTATTTTTGCGAGTGGAAAATGGTATAGGGAGACTTTAAAACCAAACTGCTGAATAACaatagggaggggaaagaaatgtGAATAATATGATGTTTGGATTATGTTTTAGATTTAATCCAAAATATTGTATTAAATTTGGGTTCATGTTGGAAAGAGAATTTTGTTAGCTGGGAAGAGTCACAAAATTCAGTGTATTTTTGACAGTGTAGTTAGTAGAACTATAGGAGTTTGTATCACTTAACAAAAGAAGAATCTCTGAAGATAGACAGCTGTTCTGATGACTTCAGTCCTTGTTTGACTTAGTCTTCATCTTTGCAGTCCACCATTTTCCTTTATTCAGTATTTGCCCAACAGAGGTTATACTTCAAAATCTATAAGGTACTAAGGACTTGGATTCTTCCCCATTGGTTGGAAAAGAAGGTTCACAAAATCTCAAGTTTGGAAGCAACCCAAAGACAACCCATACCTGTACAAAATTCCTAAGATCTGTCCTTCACTTTGAAGACCTATTATGAGAGCAAAACCCATTATCAAGAGGTAGCCCATTACACTTTTGGGGAGCTCTCACTGTCAGGAATTTTTTTCACTAAATCCAGTCTAAATCTGCCATTTGTTTCTAGTTTGTTCACTGTGTCCAGAAAgatcaagtctaatccctcttccacattacATCCATTCATATAAAGAGATAGTTTTCATGACCTCTTTGAACTCTTCAAGctgaacatccccagttccttcaaccaattcttATGTGTTCTAATAATTGGTCAGTCATTTACATAGCTGCCCCAAGATACACCATGTCCCTCCATACTTAAAAAATCTGGcatataagaatatatacatGGCTGCTTCACAGCCATGTTTCATGCTGTCATCTATATTATTCCATCCAAATAATTCCATTCACATTGGACTGCTTGATAGTCCTGGAACTTACTATTCAGTTTCTTTACTTAACGCATTCACATAATCTCAACCTTATACCTAGAATCCAttctttcatcatctttccctgtctGAATCCTTGCCTTCTGTCAAGCCTTAACTCAAGGGCCACCTTCCTTGCCAGAAAGGTAAGGAGCCTTCCTGATCCTCTTATTCAGTTTTCCTTCTGAAAGGAaagagggggtgggagagggtggTAGAAAGtgaatcttggagtcaggaataccatAGGTTCATCAGCTTCTCTACATACATGACCaagtcaaatcatttaacctctcagtgccctaggaaaATCTCTAAAAAATTAACTACAGGTAATTTGTTactctgcattggtgaagggagtttcaaCACTTGAAGTTCcctacactaataaaatcacagatctttagcaattacaaaaaaaaacacaacttatCTGTATATCTGTTAAGTATCTCCCCCCCAATCcctgataaaaataaaaagtttttgagagcaaggattgtttttcattttgtccttgtattcccagtgtcttTCACAGAGGTGTCCAATAAGTGTTTAAAGTGAATTGAATCACTATAACCTATTGGCCAAATTTTGGGAGGGAAAAAATGCTGATGTTAAATACATTACTTTAGTAGAATTCAGCTT
This Trichosurus vulpecula isolate mTriVul1 chromosome 2, mTriVul1.pri, whole genome shotgun sequence DNA region includes the following protein-coding sequences:
- the ITPRID2 gene encoding protein ITPRID2 isoform X2; translated protein: MEKPSAVAASVSEEEVLEWQVASRKRKAWAKCRDSWQASETEELSTEATQEDDDEDDADLAGEKLPPAAERGNVPNEKIAIWLKDCRTPLGASLDEQSNITLKGVLVKNGGSFEDDLSLGAEANQLHEGDAQTEPCSVLAKERRLQFHQKGRSMNSTGSGKSSGTVSSVSELLELYEEDPEEILYNLGFGRDEPDIASKIPSRFFNSSSFARGIDIKVFLSAQMQRMEVENPNFALTSRFRQIEVLTTVANAFSSLYSQVSGTPLQRIGSMSSVISNKETDAPPPLTRSNTASRLMKTLSKLNLCGNQLAGESTPSPAAEKGKISSVPWTEENGIKSDQKSPKNVKKKDSSPLLATVKEEVSGNPTNMGSVNIERLSDEVSSNLNQGTEDGQNKESESHEIRQGEKSGIIDSNLNSDFIISSSSEIESSSELKNVHISTPDKEPCVPIPNPSLKNIMTSQKDSFEMEEVQSTEGEAPHVSATCQLGLTKLKRDQLLRTASQHSDSSGFAEDSSTDCLSLNHLQVHEPLQAMGSSADSCDSETTVTSLGEDLITPPAKDQPYFNDSEEESLIHLQEGKEKTATIVEKRQIDNQNLLICENVQSKGSEQVAPDQGGPVTESEDDLPPRETLALLRAPSAESDIDKSNDYEFTQYTTHHILKSLASIESKCDHVSSEKTTGSPSSIDRVNVALQRAQMKVCNLSDPRVGRSLIKSKDLLKQKYLFAKSGYPLRRSQSLPTTLLNPVTVVSSVNVRLSPGKETRCSPPSFTFKYTPEEEQELENEAVEQDSHSLVKSTLFISPSVKKETSQSESNKLMEESDHSRTCNRLRIPAPISQSTCSLHSVHSDWQERPLCEHMRTLSTHSVPNMSGASCCAIGPPLGCPYSHRPSNYSHRSCSVNPPSAIEMQLRRVLHDIRNSLQNLSQYPVMRGHDLAAATPYSTQRSSILPLYENTFQELQVMRRSLNLFRTQMMDLELAMLRQQTMVYHHMTEEERYEVDQLQSLRNSVRMELQELELQLEERLLGLEEQLRTLHVASPYHSPTLMGMYGSRSADNLSCPSPLNVMEPVTELMQEQSYLKSELGLGLGELGFEIPPAESSESVFSQATSDSSSVCSGPSRANRRAGVVSTDSVGKAKTHLSSKKLFRASVALTPTAPSRMGSVQTPPVPENSEEIGIVEETIKSVEPKSEMEQKLENMPLLPASEESQKSVEHDELQQVIREIKESIAGEIRREIVSGLLAAVSSSSRTANSRQDK